The following are from one region of the Flavobacteriaceae bacterium UJ101 genome:
- the yueD gene encoding benzil reductase ((S)-benzoin forming) (Reduces benzil stereospecifically to (S)-benzoin. Can also reduce 1-phenyl-1,2-propanedione, 1,4-naphthoquinone, 1-(4- methyl-phenyl)-2-phenyl-ethane-1,2-dione, 1-(4-fluoro-phenyl)-2- phenyl-ethane-1,2-dione, methyl benzoylformate, p- nitrobenzaldehyde in decreasing order; Belongs to the short-chain dehydrogenases/reductases (SDR) family.; KEGG: bbd:Belba_3759 benzil reductase ((S)-benzoin forming)), translating to MKTVYFITGTSSGIGQGLVEELLKNDGNQIFGFSRSSVTFESKNYVHEQIDLSKQENVIDFTFPKVENFDKIVLINNAGLLAPINYIGRQNNQELADLLTVNLITPSILTNIFFNTFSSEEYTKVVLNIGSGAANLPYDGWSAYCSSKSGLHMYTNILKEEIEKENRKNTYAFCILPGIIDTKMQDLIREQSSEDFSNKDKFVELYEENQLVQPSQTAKELLKIIENPTGYETISDLRNL from the coding sequence ATGAAAACAGTATATTTTATTACAGGAACATCTTCTGGGATAGGTCAAGGCTTGGTAGAAGAATTACTTAAGAATGATGGAAATCAAATTTTTGGTTTTTCTAGATCTTCTGTTACTTTTGAAAGTAAAAATTATGTGCATGAACAAATTGATTTATCTAAACAAGAAAATGTAATTGATTTTACATTTCCTAAAGTAGAAAATTTTGATAAAATAGTGCTCATTAATAATGCAGGTCTTTTAGCGCCAATAAATTATATTGGGAGACAAAATAATCAAGAATTAGCTGATTTGTTAACTGTTAACTTGATAACACCTTCCATTTTAACAAATATTTTTTTCAATACATTTTCATCAGAAGAGTATACGAAAGTTGTTTTAAATATTGGTTCAGGAGCAGCTAATCTTCCTTATGACGGATGGAGTGCCTATTGTTCCAGTAAATCAGGATTGCATATGTATACGAATATTTTGAAAGAAGAAATAGAAAAAGAAAATCGTAAAAACACTTATGCTTTTTGTATTCTTCCAGGTATTATTGATACTAAAATGCAAGATTTAATTCGAGAACAATCCAGTGAGGATTTTTCGAATAAAGATAAATTTGTTGAATTGTATGAGGAAAATCAATTGGTTCAACCTTCTCAAACAGCCAAAGAGTTATTAAAAATTATTGAAAACCCAACAGGATATGAAACCATA